In one uncultured Methanoregula sp. genomic region, the following are encoded:
- a CDS encoding STAS domain-containing protein: protein MEIIPMEDAQIVLFPQRFDTNTAPGVEADLRKLLLTTPQKIIFDFSKTEYVSSAGLRVLLLITRDQMKAGRKVMLVEIRPAVLRIFEMAGFTSIFPISRTRADALLKMA from the coding sequence ATGGAAATAATTCCCATGGAAGATGCACAGATCGTTCTGTTCCCGCAGAGGTTTGATACAAATACTGCTCCGGGGGTTGAGGCAGATCTCAGGAAACTCCTTCTGACAACTCCCCAAAAAATTATTTTTGATTTTTCAAAGACAGAGTACGTGTCGAGTGCCGGGCTTCGGGTTCTCCTGCTGATAACACGGGACCAGATGAAAGCCGGGCGGAAAGTGATGCTCGTGGAGATCAGGCCGGCGGTTCTCAGGATCTTCGAAATGGCTGGATTCACCAGCATCTTTCCCATCAGCCGGACCCGGGCCGATGCTCTTCTGAAAATGGCCTGA
- a CDS encoding response regulator receiver protein, producing the protein MTEDKRKAHLLKLFSTMSGKTKIVEPMKNIHGTLRDSDAIEREVALVMREITEQGIFKTSLKPIQLAKLVTSFYAGKNDTEIARELGDEKLSKTVARARVRLKLFRELDFKMPFDKEKMEELIESGKTLKEVSEELGVSPSTLREYRHVIEEQEDPTIDPYIDRIRDVMEDRDLSEQMTRSATADSLGDSIDITEAELIDVT; encoded by the coding sequence ATGACCGAAGACAAACGCAAGGCACATCTCCTGAAGCTCTTCAGTACCATGTCGGGTAAGACCAAGATCGTCGAACCGATGAAAAATATCCATGGTACCTTAAGAGACAGCGACGCGATCGAACGCGAGGTAGCTCTCGTAATGAGAGAGATCACTGAACAGGGAATTTTCAAGACCTCCTTAAAACCGATCCAGCTTGCAAAACTTGTCACCTCTTTCTATGCAGGAAAGAATGATACTGAGATTGCCCGGGAACTCGGTGATGAAAAACTCAGTAAAACGGTTGCACGTGCACGGGTCCGGCTCAAGCTGTTCCGTGAACTTGATTTCAAGATGCCGTTTGACAAGGAGAAGATGGAGGAGCTCATCGAATCCGGTAAAACCCTGAAAGAAGTTTCTGAGGAACTTGGCGTAAGCCCCTCGACCCTTCGGGAATACCGGCATGTTATCGAAGAGCAGGAAGATCCCACAATTGATCCGTATATAGACCGGATCCGGGATGTTATGGAGGATCGCGATCTTTCCGAACAGATGACCCGGAGTGCAACTGCTGACAGCCTTGGGGATTCCATCGATATCACAGAAGCCGAACTTATTGACGTGACGTGA
- a CDS encoding metal-dependent hydrolase, with protein MKLTWFGHSCVLLSGTKKVLIDPFMEDGSILGAKPDIVAVTHGHSDHLGETVALNKKTVAITEIAKYLKTKGLLTESMNIGGTHVVDGVTFTMTQALHSTSIEEAGVGVSGGTAAGFVIHMDDVTVYHAGDTGLFSDMKLIGDLYHPDIAMLPIGGRFTMGVPEAMMAASFIGARTVIPIHYNTWNRIAADPLMFKKSLERTTDIVVKILSPGETIETGS; from the coding sequence ATGAAACTTACTTGGTTTGGCCATTCCTGTGTTCTCCTCTCGGGAACAAAAAAAGTCCTGATCGACCCCTTCATGGAGGACGGGAGCATCCTTGGAGCGAAACCGGATATTGTTGCCGTTACGCACGGGCATTCCGATCATCTCGGCGAAACGGTTGCCCTCAACAAAAAGACGGTCGCCATCACCGAGATTGCCAAATATCTCAAGACAAAAGGACTGCTGACAGAAAGCATGAATATCGGCGGAACGCATGTGGTGGACGGGGTTACGTTTACCATGACTCAGGCCCTGCACTCCACCTCCATCGAAGAAGCCGGCGTGGGTGTTTCCGGCGGGACTGCCGCAGGGTTTGTCATCCATATGGACGATGTGACCGTGTACCATGCCGGGGATACCGGGCTCTTTTCCGATATGAAACTCATCGGGGACCTTTATCACCCGGATATCGCCATGCTCCCGATTGGCGGCCGGTTTACCATGGGGGTTCCCGAGGCGATGATGGCGGCCAGTTTCATTGGTGCAAGGACAGTCATCCCCATCCACTACAATACCTGGAACCGGATTGCTGCCGACCCGCTCATGTTCAAAAAATCGCTTGAGCGGACAACGGATATTGTCGTGAAGATTCTCTCCCCGGGAGAGACCATTGAAACCGGTTCCTGA